The following DNA comes from Gemmatimonadaceae bacterium.
CGGCCTGCTTTGTGTTGCCGGTCGATGACGCGCTCAGCAATGGCCAGAGCGGCATCTATGATACGCTCCGCTCCATGGCGCTCATTCATCAGAGCGGCGGCGGCACGGGCTTCTCGTTCTCGCGTCTGCGTTCGCGCGGGAGCATGGTGCGCTCGACCACTGGCGTGGCGTCGGGCCCCGTGTCGTTCATGCAGCTGTACGACAGCTCCACGGATGCGGTGAAGCAGGGCGGCACCCGTCGTGGCGCGAACATGGGCATCCTGCGCGTCGACCATCCCGACGTGATGGAGTTCATCGCGTGCAAGGAAGACCTCACCAAGATCACGAACTTCAACATCTCGGTGGGCATCACGACCAAGTTCATGGAGGCCGTGAAGGCCGACGCGAACTACGACCTCATCGACCCGGTGTCGAAGGCCGTGACCGGTCAGCTCCGCGCGCGTGAAGTGTGGGACAAGATGATCCTGGGCGCGTGGCGCACGGGTGAGCCGGGCGTGTTCTTCATCGACGAAGCGAACCGCTACAACCCGGTGCCGCACCTCGGTGACTACGAGGCCACGAATCCGTGTGGTGAGCAGCCGCTGCTCCCGTACGACGTGTGCAACCTCGGTTCGGTGAACGTGGGCTACTACGTCACGAACGGCACGGTGGACTGGGATGCGATGCGCCGCGATATCGCGCTGAGCACGCACTTCCTCGACAACATCATCGACGTCAACAAGTACCCGCTCCCCGAGATCGACGCGCTCTCCAAGCGCATCCGTCGTATCGGCCTGGGCGTGATGGGCTTTGCCGACATGCTCGTGCGTCTCGGCATCCCGTACGACAGCCCGGAAGGCGTGGAGATGGGCCGCAAGGTCATGGAGTTCCTCGACGTCGAAGGCAAGAAGGAATCGGAGCGCCTCGCCAAGGAGCGCGGCGCGTTCCCCGAGTGGGCGCGTTCCATCTGGGGCCCGGACGAGACCTGCGCGCGTGACGCGAACGGCGAGCGTATCCGCCCGATGCAGCTGCTCCGCAACTGCAACGTCACCACGGTCGCGCCCACGGGCACCATCTCCATCATCGCCGGCTGCTCGTCGGGTCTCGAGCCGCTCTTCGCGGTGGCGTTCATGCGCAACCAGGCCGGCGTCATGATGCCGGACGTGAACGAAGACTTCGTGGCGATCGCGAAGGCTGAAGGCTGGTACAGCGACGAGCTCATGGAGCGCATCGCCAAGACCGGCGTCGTGACGCACAACGAAGTGCCGGCCAAGTGGCAGAAGGTGTTCAACACGGCGAACAACATCTCGCCGGAATACCACATCAAGATGCAGGCGGCGTTCCAGCAGCACTGCGACTCGGCCATCTCCAAGACGACGAACTTCTCGCACGCGGCGACGGTCGAGGATGTGCGCGCGATCTACGAGTACGCCTACGACATGAAGTGCAAGGGCGTCACGGTGTACCGCGACGGTTCGCGCGACGGCCAGGTGCTCAGCACCGGTGCCACCGCCGATGCCGCGGCCAAGCGTGATGGTGACAAGGCCGACAAGGCCGAGATCACCGCGCTCAAGCGCGAGATGGGCGAGCTGCAGGGCACGCTGGCCGAGCTCACGAACGAGCTCGATCGCACCAAGAAGTCGCTGTTCAGCGCCGAGGCGGAGAACGCGAGCCGTCGTGGCAAGCGCGCCCGTCCGGACGTGATGCGCGGCACGACCATCCGCAAGGAAACGCCGCTCGGCGTGATGTTCGTGAACATCACCGAAGACGAGAAGGGGCAGCCGTTCGAGGTGTTCCTCAACCTCGGCAAGGCGGGTGGCTCGGCGATGGCCGACGCCGAAGCGATCGGCCGCCTGATCTCGCTGGCGCTGCGCTCGGGGATCTCGCTCCAGGAAATCCATCGCCAGCTGCGCGGCATCTCGTCGGATCGCGCGGTGGGCCTTGGCCCGAACAAGGTGCTCTCGCTCCCCGACGCGGTGGGTATTGCGCTCGAGCAGTGGTGGCGGGAAAAGCAGGGCGTGCAGCAGGACCTGCTCAACGGCGGTTCGACGGCCGTGGGTCAGGGCCCGGTGAACTCCCTCAGCGCGCCGGTGCCGACGCCGGCCGCGGGTGTGCCAATCACGCGCCCGCCGATGGGCGAGCAGGCGCAGCCGGCGATCGAGTTCGGCTCGGTGGGCGGTGAAGTGTTCATGGGCACCTGCCCGGACTGCGGGTCACAGCTGGAGTTCGCCGAAGGCTGCGTGAAGTGCCATGTGTGTGGCTTCAGCGAGTGCGGCTGAGTCGCCCATAGCCCTAGCGCGGAATCACAACTGTCGCTTCCGTGGAACCGTAATTGTCGTTTTCGCGGAATCATAACTGTCGTCGAGTCTAACTAACGACAAATCAACGGGATGCGAGCTTCCGGCCCGCATCCCGTTGGCTCTTTGAGGCTCATGTTCGCAGCTGAAGGAGACGGCGAGAGGGGAGCAGAAGGCGCTGGGTGGACCGATGCAGATCGGCAGTTGCTCGCGCGTTTCGGCTCGAACGTCCGGCGGCATCGAAAGGAGCAGGGGCGATCCATCGCAGCGCTGGCAAATGAAGCCGGCCTAGACGCTTCCTATCTGGGAGAATTGGAGCGCGGAAGAAAAAACGTCTCCTTGCTGACCGCTGCTCGGATAAGTCTCGCTCTCGATATTCTGGTTCAGGCGCTCCTAGAGGAGCGCTGACTTCGATGGTCACAACACTGAACTCGGACAGCCTTCACTCCACGGGAGAAACGGACCGTCAAAGAATAGTCGAACGGTATCTCAACGATCCGTTGGCTCGTGGGCGAACAAGCTGGATGGCGCAGCGCGCGCCTCGCCTGAACGCCGGATCGCTACATGTAAAACGCGTACTGATGGCCGACGAGGTCGTCGTCGCCGAGGTGCTTGAGAATTTTCCCGACGCGTCGAGCCGCCTCGATGGTGATGGGGGTACCGCCGTCGAACTGCGTGACGTTCCAATTGAGCTTGCTGAGACCCAGCATCTCGCGCGCGATGTGCTTCGGTGTGCTCTCTACGCGGTCGCATCGGAATAAGAGTGGACGCGGTACGTAGCTCCCGGGGTAAGTCTCGAAGAAGTTGACGCTTCCACGCGTGTAGAGGAGATGGTCGCGTGCGTCCAAGTGCAGGTACGTTCCGCGGAGCGGCGGATAGTTCCCGTAGCGAAAGAGCCGGGTGGTCGGGCGTCGCCCGATGCTCACGCAGTCCACGACTTCGATGTTCGCCCGCGTCGCCGCCGCGTCGAACCCTTCCAGTTCGGCGAGGCTGTGCGGCGAACTTTTGTGTACGACTACGCGCGCCGGCGCGTTTTTGTGCACGTCCCGGTACCGTGCCAAGGCGCGCATGAGCAGCGCCTCTGAATCTAGGGCCGTCAGGTGGGGCACGCGATCATCCTTCGACATCTGGATCGGTCCGCCGCGCACGACGACTCCGTCGCCTCGCTCATCGAACACCTGAGCCATGCTCGTCAAGATCGCGCGGCGATCCAGCGACTCGTAGAAGCTGATCCCTACGTGACACGTCGTAAACTGTCGCGGATCTCGCGGGATTCGCCAAGGCCGTCCGCCAGCCTTGTAGTAGAGCGCTGTATGAAAATTCCACGCGCGCGTCGCCTCGTCTTGCACCGAGCGAGTTTCGTTCTCCCGGATCTTGAGTTTGCGGCCGAGCGTCGGATTCAGGCTCGAGGGCAGGATGAGCTGAATCGGCGTGTTCAGGCGGGCCACGCCCATCGCCTTCGCCTTCAGCAAATCCCGGAAGTTGAGCGCGAGCAGGTCGCGCTCGTCGGCATCGTCGCGGATGGCCTCCGCGTCGTCGTTTTCGGCGCTGGGTGTTCGCGTGTCGCGCAACGCGGGATCCATGAGCTCCGCAATGCGCATGGGCACCACGCAGACGACGACGTCCACGCGGTGGTCGTGGCTGAGGACCCGACACTCTTGCAAGAACAGGTCCACCGCGCCCTGAATTGCTTCGTTCGCCGATCCCTGTCGCAGGGCGTCGAAGAAACGATCCGCAATCGTGCGCGTGGTTTCGTCGGACAAGACGAGCGTCGATCCGAAAGCCACGTCCTCGGCAAATCCGGGGAATCGCGGAAACAAGTTTCGCTGACGGCTTTCGCGCGCGCCGATTTCGGCACGACACCGTTCCAGCCACTCGCGCAACATCTCGGTGCCCGCGGGGGTGCCGACGACGCCCACCTTGATGCGGCGAGGCGCGAGCTCGCTGGTGATGTCGAGCGGGCCATATTGCATGAGCCCGAAGCGAATGTCTATGTGCGACATGCCACCGCCGAACTCCAGCGCGGGCTCGGGCAGAAAGTCGAGCTGCATCAGGACGACCGTCCCCGACGCTTTGGTGCCCGGATCCCGTCGCGGTCGTGCCACGTGAGGGGGCCGGCCGACGCGGCCGGTGCGCTCTCCGGACGGGTCTCATCCGCGATCCCCACGTCGCGTGTGCTGGGCATTTGCACTACATCGTCGAGCGCGTGTGGGCGTTTCGGCAGCGGGGCGTCATCGGCGTAGGGCGACGGCTCGGTCGAGAACAGCGGGAGGTTCGTCCAGGCGTTGTCCGCTGCGCGGAGTTCGTGCTCGTCTTCTTTTCCTAACCACTCGTTCTCGTCAATGCCTGCCTCCAGCGTGAACTCCGCGAGCCTCCCAAACTCCAGGTAGGGGTAGTCAGGTTGGGCAAACAGATCGCTGCCCGTCGGGGAGAGCAGATCGGCCCACATCACCACTTGCCCCAGGACGGTGCCGTTGCGCTCGAGCGCCTTAATGCCAGCGCGCTTCGAAGCTTGAAACCGGAGCGCCCGCCAGCCGTCGTGGGTGAAATGATAGTCGGGTACGATCTCGAGGTACCACGCGCCGTCGTACCGCATGAAGCGCCCGGTGAAAGCATTGTGCCGATACCAGTCGCGCACCACGTCGCCTCTTGCCTTACCGTAGCGATTGAACACCACGCGCGAACTGGCGTGCTTGAGGCTGCGATACGCAATTGCGCGTGGCGTGAGGTCGGGCGTCGCCTCAAAGAAGTGGTAGCGCATCTCCCGCTCGTAGCGCACGCCAAGCGGTCGCAAGCGCGTGCTCAGGCAGCGCCCGAGCAGGTGAATGAAGTCGTGCAGGTCGTCGGCCCGGGCGACGTCGTCGAGCGCCCCCCATTCCGCGCCGTCGTGCCGCTCGACTGTCCCCAGATCGACCACAGTCCGCCAGCCACGTTGCGACAGGTCGTGGACCGAGAACATGCGTCCCTTTCGAAGCACCCACTCGATGTCCCGCACGCCGGCCTCACGGAGCAGGCCCCCAAGCACCCGCGGGTCGCTGTTGACCGCTGTCGCTGTGTAGACGTAGCGAGGCAAGCGACGGACGCGCAGCAGATTGGAGAAGATCGGCTCCAGCCGGGGAAGCGGCGCCGAGTAATAGCCGCCGTCTCGCGGTACGCCGAGCTCCATTAGCGCCGCTTTTGCTGAGTGGTCGAAGCGCTGACGCGCCTTGTCGAACACAATCTTGCGTTGCTTTCGGCGGAGTGGATCGCGGAAGTAGTCCCGCACCGATACCCAGTAGGCTTCATCGTCCTGCGGTCGAGAAACGACCAAGACCACCGGGTGACTTCCACCCAACCAATACACGAGATCGCGCTCGCGACACACGAACTCGAAGGAGGTCGCGGTCTCCTCCGCCCACGGCTGCGCAGTCGCCTTGCTCTGTACCGGCAGAATGAGGTTGAGGGCAGCCCCAGTGTTCGTATCCCTGAGTTCCACGAACCCGTCGATGCCTGCATCAAGGGAGGCGTTCCCCGGGTGCCACGCGTAGCCCATGTCCGTTACGCGGGTCGCGACCAAGTTAACGCCCTGCTGACCAATGAAGGCCTCGTCGCGGAGCGTTTTCGGTTTGCTACTAGGAATCATCATAGTTCGCGGCCGATGAGACCCGTCTAGCACTCTGCGCAAACGGGAGGGCAGCACTACCGTAATATGGTCGACCACCGGCGAGAGCCGAAGGTTTTGCGAAGATCGGGCACGCTCGGCGACCCTCGCAATCGCGCCCTACCGGAAGCATTCACTCCTGCACGCAGCGGGTGTTTTGGAAAGCCTCCTGTGATAGAAGTTATTTAATTGCAACTGTTTACGAGAGTTTTTTAGATCCTGCGGAGCTATAATGTCAAATAAATGGCGGCATTTACTTGACATTATAGGGCTGAGCGCGATACTCTTGAGCTATGAATCGAGCACGGGAGCAATCGGTCGCGCACGCCGTCGCTGAGCGTGTCGCGTCAGGCGGCAGTGAACGGTACTGGAGCCTTCAGGACTTCAGCGATCTGGACGCTGACGGCGCCGTCGCGGCCGCGCTCTCGCGCCTCGCGCGCCGGGGAGCACTCCAACGCGTCCGGCGAGGCGTCTACTTTGCCGGCCGGATGACCAGTTTCGGGGCAAGCCGGCCGGACCCGACGCTGGCTGTCGCGGCGGCACTCCGCCACCGCGGTGTCGAAGCCGTTCCGAGTGGCCTTGCTGAGTTCAATCGGCTCGGACTGACAACACAAATGAGCGCCGCCATCACGCTGGCAGCGCCCAAGCGCGTCCGTACGAAGGCGTATCGCGGTATTGCCGTCCACGTCGTGTCCCGGCCTCTCGCCGCACAGGCGGGGATCACGTCTCCGGAGCGGGGGGCCTTGGATGCGCTGCGGCGACTGCGGCGTGTGCCGGACACCACGCCAGCGGCAATCGTGGGTCGGCTGAAACTCCTGCTCTCCAGCGGACGGCTGAATGTGACCAGGCTGACGCAGTTCGCCGCCGCAGAGCCTCCGCGCGTTCGCGCCCTGCTTGGTGCAATTTGCGAGGAGGTCCTTCGCGCTCGACCGACCGGAACGCGTACCGACGCGGGTCGGCCTAAGGAGGCCGTGGATGGCTCATCTGGGTCCACAACGGGGGAGATCCGACGCGCGCTCGACGAGCTCCGCGATGGGCTCCATCCGCTCACCACGTACGACGTGCCGGAGGACCTTGGGCTTCGTCACGCA
Coding sequences within:
- a CDS encoding DUF4365 domain-containing protein — its product is MMIPSSKPKTLRDEAFIGQQGVNLVATRVTDMGYAWHPGNASLDAGIDGFVELRDTNTGAALNLILPVQSKATAQPWAEETATSFEFVCRERDLVYWLGGSHPVVLVVSRPQDDEAYWVSVRDYFRDPLRRKQRKIVFDKARQRFDHSAKAALMELGVPRDGGYYSAPLPRLEPIFSNLLRVRRLPRYVYTATAVNSDPRVLGGLLREAGVRDIEWVLRKGRMFSVHDLSQRGWRTVVDLGTVERHDGAEWGALDDVARADDLHDFIHLLGRCLSTRLRPLGVRYEREMRYHFFEATPDLTPRAIAYRSLKHASSRVVFNRYGKARGDVVRDWYRHNAFTGRFMRYDGAWYLEIVPDYHFTHDGWRALRFQASKRAGIKALERNGTVLGQVVMWADLLSPTGSDLFAQPDYPYLEFGRLAEFTLEAGIDENEWLGKEDEHELRAADNAWTNLPLFSTEPSPYADDAPLPKRPHALDDVVQMPSTRDVGIADETRPESAPAASAGPLTWHDRDGIRAPKRRGRSS
- a CDS encoding helix-turn-helix domain-containing protein, with the protein product MFAAEGDGERGAEGAGWTDADRQLLARFGSNVRRHRKEQGRSIAALANEAGLDASYLGELERGRKNVSLLTAARISLALDILVQALLEER
- a CDS encoding vitamin B12-dependent ribonucleotide reductase; translated protein: MPFSATPPEGLVTLSQNARTVLDKRYLVKDKSGKSTEKPEDMFWRVATVVAEADRRYGASDGAVQALAEEFYFLMTQRRFEPNSPTLMNAGRPLGQLSACFVLPVDDALSNGQSGIYDTLRSMALIHQSGGGTGFSFSRLRSRGSMVRSTTGVASGPVSFMQLYDSSTDAVKQGGTRRGANMGILRVDHPDVMEFIACKEDLTKITNFNISVGITTKFMEAVKADANYDLIDPVSKAVTGQLRAREVWDKMILGAWRTGEPGVFFIDEANRYNPVPHLGDYEATNPCGEQPLLPYDVCNLGSVNVGYYVTNGTVDWDAMRRDIALSTHFLDNIIDVNKYPLPEIDALSKRIRRIGLGVMGFADMLVRLGIPYDSPEGVEMGRKVMEFLDVEGKKESERLAKERGAFPEWARSIWGPDETCARDANGERIRPMQLLRNCNVTTVAPTGTISIIAGCSSGLEPLFAVAFMRNQAGVMMPDVNEDFVAIAKAEGWYSDELMERIAKTGVVTHNEVPAKWQKVFNTANNISPEYHIKMQAAFQQHCDSAISKTTNFSHAATVEDVRAIYEYAYDMKCKGVTVYRDGSRDGQVLSTGATADAAAKRDGDKADKAEITALKREMGELQGTLAELTNELDRTKKSLFSAEAENASRRGKRARPDVMRGTTIRKETPLGVMFVNITEDEKGQPFEVFLNLGKAGGSAMADAEAIGRLISLALRSGISLQEIHRQLRGISSDRAVGLGPNKVLSLPDAVGIALEQWWREKQGVQQDLLNGGSTAVGQGPVNSLSAPVPTPAAGVPITRPPMGEQAQPAIEFGSVGGEVFMGTCPDCGSQLEFAEGCVKCHVCGFSECG